From a region of the Mercurialis annua linkage group LG1-X, ddMerAnnu1.2, whole genome shotgun sequence genome:
- the LOC130015025 gene encoding pentatricopeptide repeat-containing protein At3g13150-like, producing MPKDGEDKNSATGSHFTRYGMESKNVVPNVRSFNSRLRGLVLENRVADAVGLLEEMESKGVNQDVISYNAVLIGLCKDENVEEVKSWYRKLGENGYEPDRVTHVTLITFFVRRVTLTWPHVVNELVKLSRVEEVRGIVELGKSNKHSYRLSLPLDK from the exons ATGCCGAAAGACGGAGAAGACAAAAACTCAGCGACAGGCTCTCACTTTACGCGCTATGGAATGGAAAGCAAGAATGTTGTTCCGAATGTTCGGAGTTTTAATTCAAGGTTACGTGGATTGGTGTTGGAGAATAGAGTGGCGGATGCTGTTGGCTTGTTGGAAGAAATGGAGAGCAAGGGAGTTAACCAGGATGTTATTAGTTATAATGCGGTGCTGATAGGGTTATGCAAGGATGAAAATGTTGAGGAAGTGAAAAGTTGGTACAGGAAACTCGGAGAAAATGGTTACGAGCCTGATAGGGTTACGCACGTGACGCTCATTACGTTCTTCGTAAGAAGGGTGACCTTGACATGGCCT CATGTGGTGAATGAGCTTGTTAAGCTGTCGAGGGTTGAAGAAGTTCGGGGTATTGTTGAATTGGGGAAGTCGAATAAGCATTCTTATAGATTGAGTTTACCTTTAGATAAGTAG
- the LOC126665496 gene encoding uncharacterized protein LOC126665496 produces MAFSIRTSFTFPRPTPLAKDNLSLAKHHNFHSSSLKISNYPITDDCRRKYEDKLKAFKNILLSKSTKEDAFQGLLMVDAIQRLGIEHHFEEEIDAVTLNNYTLIPSTHHDRDLYEVALRFRLLRQEGYFMPAGVFDNFKDKEGEFKDELRDGIRGLMSLHEASQLSREGEDILDEARGYSYEILHSLATHLDSPQAKAVENALKQSHLRSLQKFMGQKFIMNIVWQNGWVNELQEVATLDFKIVQHQHQQEFVQVLEWWKELGMSHVLTFARDQPAKWYVWCVAALTDPRLSQQRIDLIKPIAFVYLIDDIFDKYGTVLDLILFTEIVSRWDIAATGQLPDCMRICFEALDNVTNEISYKVYKQHGWNPLESLRKSWASLFGAYLVEATWFASGELPSSEEYLKNGIVTSGLPMVLVHFFFLLGQGITEKNVELLNGNPGMIQSTAKILRLWNDLESAKDEDPDGYSYVECYMKEHQTSSAENARDHVLDMIAETWKKLNDECLFQNPFSPTFTKVCLNFAGIMPLMYSYDEIPHLSILEEYVNKKNVRTRKDSKGLYMIKVFRDHYGQFIAAKSNMFDNARLIGPDGKSNMFDNARKVFDEMPLRNCRRRHVSCNALLAACVESKKFDEEEVGIPLLVEVEMEGEKPDLITFNTLLYGLCTNRRFVDGEKNWSQMLQNDIHPDISSYNTKLHGLALDNLKSTKDADSSSDCKPGKFTFTTLIPFACEKGDLKFAFELSKEIITSKCPVNVALLQQALDVLAKELKTEEAISVRLASWYVCSAFSVDLWAIAIALISYEWGLIHMEPFIVQKKNPLHPRSSTSFLFPFNIALSWFRYISSSLLMAFSITTSFTFPQPTPLAKDHFSLAKHHNLHSSSLKFSNYPITDDCRRIYEDKLKAFKNILLSKSTKEDAYQGLLMVDATQRLGIEHHFEEEIDAVTLNNYNLIPSTHHNRDLYEVALRFRLLRQEGYFMPAGVFDDFMDGKGKFKDELRDDIRGLMSLHEASQLSREGEDILDEARGYSYEILNSLATRLDSPQAKAVENALKHSHFRNLQKFMGQKFIMNIVWQNGWVNELQEIATLDFKIVQHQHQQEFVQVLEWWKELGLSLVLTFARDQPAKWYVWCIAALTDPSLSQQRIDLIKPIAFVYLIDDIFDKYGTLPDLILFTEIVCRWDIAAAGQLPDCMRICFEALDNVTHEISYTVHKQHGWNPLESLRKSWASLFNAYLMEARWFASGELPSAEEYLKNGIVTSGLPMVLVHFFFLLGQGITEKNVELLNGKPGMIQSTAKILRLWNDLGSAKDEDPDGYSYVECYMKEHQTSSAENARDHVLDMIAETWKKLNDECLFQNPFSPTFTKVCLNFAGIMPLMYSYDEIPHLSILEEYVNKKVRE; encoded by the exons ATGGCATTCTCTATTAGAACTTCCTTTACCTTTCCTCGGCCAACTCCATTAGCTAAAGATAATTTAAGTCTTGCCAAACATCACAATTTCCATTCTAGTAGCttgaaaatttcaaattatccTATTACT GATGATTGTAGAAGAAAATACGAAGACAAATTAAAAGCATTCAAGAATATCCTACTCAGCAAAAGTACTAAAGAAGACGCGTTCCAAGGTCTACTAATGGTTGATGCTATACAACGCCTAGGCATCGAGCATCATTTTGAGGAAGAGATCGACGCAGTTACTCTAAACAACTATACTTTGATACCTAGCACACATCATGATCGCGATCTTTATGAGGTTGCTCTTAGATTTCGTCTTCTGAGACAAGAGGGTTACTTCATGCCTGCAG GCGTTTTCGACAACTTTAAGGACAAAGAGGGGGAATTTAAAGATGAATTAAGAGACGGCATCAGGGGGCTAATGAGTTTGCATGAAGCTTCACAGTTAAGTAGGGAAGGAGAAGATATACTTGATGAAGCAAGAGGCTACAGTTATGAGATCCTGCATTCATTGGCGACGCATCTCGACTCTCCTCAAGCTAAAGCAGTAGAGAATGCATTGAAGCAGTCACATTTAAGAAGCCTGCAAAAGTTCATGGGACAAAAATTCATTATGAATATTGTATGGCAAAACGGGTGGGTGAATGAGTTACAAGAAGTAGCAACGCTTGATTTTAAGATAGTTCAACATCAGCACCAACAAGAATTTGTTCAAGTTTTAGA GTGGTGGAAAGAGCTTGGAATGTCGCATGTTTTAACGTTTGCAAGAGACCAGCCAGCTAAATGGTACGTATGGTGCGTGGCAGCCTTAACAGATCCGAGATTGTCACAGCAAAGAATTGACCTCATCAAGCCCATCGCCTTCGTTTACTTAATAGATGATATTTTTGATAAGTATGGAACTGTTCTAGACCTCATTCTCTTTACAGAAATTGTCAGCAG gTGGGACATTGCAGCCACTGGACAACTACCAGATTGCATGAGGATTTGCTTCGAGGCTCTTGACAATGTCACTAATGAGATTAGCTACAAGGTGTATAAACAGCATGGATGGAACCCTTTAGAATCTCTACGAAAATCG TGGGCAAGTTTGTTCGGTGCCTATCTAGTGGAAGCGACATGGTTTGCTTCTGGAGAATTGCCAAGTTCTGAGGAGTACTTAAAGAATGGGATCGTAACTTCAGGTTTACCAATGGTTCTAGTTCACTTTTTCTTTCTGTTGGGTCAAGGTATAACAGAGAAAAATGTCGAGCTCCTCAACGGGAATCCTGGCATGATACAATCGACAGCCAAGATTCTTCGGCTCTGGAATGACTTGGAAAGTGCCAAG GATGAGGATCCGGATGGCTATTCATATGTAGAGTGCTACATGAAGGAACATCAAACATCTTCAGCCGAAAATGCTAGAGATCATGTTCTAGATATGATAGCAGAAACATGGAAAAAACTCAACGATGAGTGCCTATTTCAAAATCCATTCTCGCCAACTTTTACCAAAGTCTGTCTAAATTTTGCAGGAATAATGCCTTTGATGTATAGTTATGATGAAATCCCTCACCTTTCCATTCTTGAGGAGTATGTCAATAAAAAG AATGTACGAACGAGAAAAGATAGCAAAGGGCTATATATGATTAAGGTATTTCGTGACCATTATGGACAGTTTATTGCAGCTAA ATCAAACATGTTTGATAATGCCCGTCTAATTGGTCCTGACGGGAAATCAAACATGTTTGATAATGCACGCAaggtgttcgatgaaatgcctCTGAGAAATTGTAGAAGGAGGCATGTATCATGTAATGCACTTCTTGCAGCTTGTGTTGAATCTAAGAAGTTTGATGAG GAAGAGGTGGGCATACCATTGCTTGTTGAGGTGGAAATGGAAGGAGAGAAGCCTGATTTAATCACTTTTAATACTCTTTTATACGGGTTGTGTACGAATAGGCGATTTGTTGACGGGGAGAAAAATTGGAGTCAAATGCTGCAAAATGATATCCATCCTGATATAAGTAGTTATAATACAAAGTTACATGGTTTAGCATTGGATAATCTTAAATCAACTAAAGATGCT GATAGTAGTAGTGATTGCAAGCCTGGTAAATTCACTTTTACTACATTGATTCCTTTTGCATGCGAGAAGGGTGATTTAAAGTTTGCTTTTGAGCTTTCTAAAGAAATTATTACAAGCAAATGTCCAGTTAACGTCGCATTGTTACAGCAAGCTTTGGATGTATTAGCTAAGGAGTTAAAGACTGAGGAGGCAAT TAGCGTAAGATTAGCTTCTTGGTATGTTTGTTCTGCATTTTCTGTTGATTTGTGGGCTATTGCCATTGCTTTAATATCTTATGAATGGG GTTTGATTCATATGGAGCCTTTCATAGT GCAGAAAAAGAATCCTCTGCATCCTAG AAGTAGTACTTCATTTCTTTTTCCATTTAACATAGCTCTCTCTTGGTTCAGATATATTAGTTCCTCTCTTTTAATGGCATTCTCTATTACAACTTCCTTTACCTTTCCTCAGCCAACTCCATTAGCTAAAGATCATTTCAGTCTTGCCAAACATCACAATTTACATTCTAGCAGcttgaaattttcaaattatcctATTACT GATGATTGTAGAAGAATATACGAAGACAAATTAAAAGCATTCAAGAATATCCTACTCAGCAAAAGTACTAAAGAAGACGCGTACCAAGGTCTACTAATGGTTGATGCTACACAACGCCTTGGCATCGAGCATCATTTTGAGGAAGAGATCGATGCAGTTACTCTAAACAACTATAATTTGATACCTAGCACACATCACAATCGTGATCTTTATGAGGTTGCTCTTAGATTTCGACTTCTGAGGCAAGAGGGTTACTTCATGCCTGCAG GCGTTTTCGACGACTTTATGGACGGAAAGGGGAAATTTAAAGATGAACTAAGAGATGACATCAGGGGGCTAATGAGTTTGCATGAAGCTTCACAGTTAAGTAGGGAAGGAGAGGATATACTTGATGAAGCAAGAGGATACAGTTATGAGATCCTGAATTCATTGGCAACGCGTCTCGACTCTCCTCAAGCTAAAGCAGTAGAGAATGCATTGAAGCACTCACATTTCAGAAACTTGCAAAAGTTTATGGGACAAAAATTCATTATGAATATTGTATGGCAAAACGGGTGGGTGAATGAGTTACAAGAAATAGCAACACTGGATTTTAAGATAGTTCAACATCAGCACCAGCAAGAATTTGTTCAAGTTTTAGA GTGGTGGAAAGAGCTTGGTTTGTCGCTTGTTTTAACGTTTGCAAGAGACCAACCAGCTAAATGGTACGTATGGTGCATCGCAGCCTTAACAGATCCAAGCTTGTCACAGCAAAGAATTGACCTCATCAAGCCTATCGCCTTCGTTTACTTAATAGATGACATTTTTGATAAGTATGGAACGCTTCCTGACCTCATTCTCTTTACAGAAATTGTTTGCAG GTGGGACATTGCAGCCGCTGGACAACTACCAGATTGCATGAGGATTTGCTTCGAGGCTCTTGACAATGTCACTCATGAGATTAGCTACACGGTTCATAAACAGCATGGATGGAACCCTTTAGAATCTCTGCGAAAATCG TGGGCAAGTTTGTTCAATGCCTATCTAATGGAAGCGAGATGGTTTGCTTCTGGAGAATTGCCAAGTGCTGAGGAGTACTTAAAGAATGGGATCGTAACTTCAGGTTTACCAATGGTTCTAGTTCACTTTTTCTTTCTGTTGGGTCAAGGTATAACAGAGAAAAATGTCGAGCTCCTCAACGGGAAACCTGGCATGATACAATCGACAGCCAAAATTCTTCGGCTCTGGAATGACTTGGGAAGTGCCAAG GATGAGGATCCGGATGGGTATTCATATGTAGAGTGCTACATGAAGGAACATCAAACATCTTCAGCCGAAAATGCTAGAGATCATGTTCTAGATATGATAGCAGAAACATGGAAAAAACTCAACGATGAGTGCCTATTTCAAAATCCATTCTCGCCAACTTTTACCAAAGTCTGTCTAAATTTTGCAGGAATAATGCCTTTGATGTATAGTTATGATGAAATCCCTCACCTTTCCATTCTCGAGGAGTATGTCAATAAAAAGGTAAGGGAATGA